A stretch of the Spirochaetota bacterium genome encodes the following:
- a CDS encoding DNA-directed RNA polymerase subunit alpha, with protein MDKNILKDLKIPKNIIFNKNIENQFYGVFEVKPLEKGFGVTLGNSLRRVMYSVLRGWAIISIKIEYDDKEGNRKYVASEFDNIPFLLEDTIDFILNIKKLRIKINSDELIKTFKATFQGPTEIKGKDFEVAQNIEIVNKDLYVGTISDKGKIYLEFTVENNRGFIPAEKRDELLGIIGTIPVDAIFSPIKNVKYEIEPFRVGNVTDYEKLTIYVETDGTITPEDAIKNAAYTLIKYYSLFCENIIEEGISNLIEEENKEDKSKNKDENLLNILNKSLDTLEFTERVKNCFKGAGINTFRDLLMKTEADLSNLRNFGKKSLDEVKEKLESMGLKLGMKNIIEKLEGKK; from the coding sequence ATGGATAAAAATATACTAAAAGATTTAAAAATCCCTAAAAATATAATATTTAATAAAAATATAGAAAATCAATTTTATGGGGTATTTGAAGTTAAACCTCTTGAAAAAGGATTTGGTGTAACTTTAGGAAATTCATTAAGAAGGGTAATGTATTCTGTTTTAAGAGGTTGGGCAATAATAAGTATAAAGATCGAATATGATGATAAGGAAGGAAATAGAAAATATGTAGCTTCTGAATTTGATAATATACCATTTTTACTTGAGGATACTATTGATTTTATTTTGAATATTAAAAAATTAAGAATTAAAATTAATTCTGACGAATTAATTAAGACTTTTAAAGCTACATTCCAAGGACCGACTGAAATAAAAGGTAAAGATTTTGAGGTTGCTCAAAATATTGAAATAGTTAATAAAGATTTATATGTAGGAACAATATCAGATAAAGGTAAAATATATTTAGAATTTACTGTTGAAAATAATAGGGGATTTATTCCAGCAGAAAAAAGAGATGAACTTTTAGGAATAATAGGAACTATTCCTGTAGATGCTATTTTTTCCCCTATAAAAAATGTTAAGTATGAAATTGAACCATTTAGAGTAGGAAATGTAACTGATTACGAGAAATTAACGATTTATGTAGAAACAGATGGTACTATAACTCCAGAAGATGCAATAAAAAATGCAGCATATACTTTAATTAAATACTATTCTTTATTCTGCGAAAACATTATAGAAGAAGGTATTTCAAATTTGATCGAAGAAGAAAATAAAGAAGACAAATCAAAAAACAAAGATGAAAATTTATTGAATATACTCAATAAATCTTTGGATACACTTGAATTTACTGAAAGAGTAAAAAATTGTTTTAAAGGAGCAGGAATTAATACTTTTAGAGATTTATTGATGAAAACTGAAGCAGATTTGAGTAATTTGAGAAATTTTGGCAAAAAGTCCCTTGATGAAGTTAAAGAAAAACTTGAGTCAATGGGATTAAAGCTTGGAATGAAAAATATAATAGAAAAATTAGAAGGAAAGAAATAA